From Epinephelus lanceolatus isolate andai-2023 chromosome 2, ASM4190304v1, whole genome shotgun sequence, one genomic window encodes:
- the srgn gene encoding serglycin isoform X1, whose product MKLILALVICCLALHNGKGAPTTAVYKFVRCNPEGDQANCVTQKSKEMAWSPDLPAKLPAATAQYLEAEPEEDGGESPTWEEEEGVDEMEEEYDEGAEEGESPITGEEGESPVETEEGSGGYEGSGAEGSFLADWAFAPGSDEKPSGMRRLFPSRPVFGEAKPAEQELREDHLLL is encoded by the exons ATGAAGCTGATTCTGGCCCTCGTTATCTGCTGCCTCGCCCTGCATAACGGAAAGG gaGCGCCCACAACTGCTGTGTATAAGTTTGTGAGATGTAACCCCGAGGGCGACCAGGCCAACTGTGTCACTcagaaaagtaaagaaatggCGTGGAGTCCAGACCTACCAGCCAAACTGCCTGCTGCCACTGCACAGTATCt AGAGGCCGAGCCTGAGGAGGACGGAGGTGAGAGTCCAacatgggaggaggaggagggagtggATGAGATGGAAGAGGAGTACGAtgagggagcagaggagggTGAATCGCCAATCACAGGTGAAGAGGGAGAGTCACCTGTGGAGACTGAGGAAGGCTCTGGAGGTTATGAAGGCTCTGGAGCTGAAGGTAGCTTCCTCGCAGACTGGGCCTTTGCACCTGGCTCCG ATGAGAAACCCAGCGGCATGAGGAGATTGTTTCCCAGCAGGCCTGTGTTTGGTGAGGCAAAACCAGCAGAGCAGGAGCTGAGAGAAGACCACCTTCTGCTGTAG
- the srgn gene encoding serglycin isoform X2 has translation MKLILALVICCLALHNGKGAPTTAVYKFVRCNPEGDQANCVTQKSKEMAWSPDLPAKLPAATAQYLEAEPEEDGGESPTWEEEEGVDEMEEEYDEGAEEGESPITGEEGESPVETEEGSGGYEGSGAEGSFLADWAFAPGSGESGIEKDAKLYKDEKPSGMRRLFPSRPVFGEAKPAEQELREDHLLL, from the exons ATGAAGCTGATTCTGGCCCTCGTTATCTGCTGCCTCGCCCTGCATAACGGAAAGG gaGCGCCCACAACTGCTGTGTATAAGTTTGTGAGATGTAACCCCGAGGGCGACCAGGCCAACTGTGTCACTcagaaaagtaaagaaatggCGTGGAGTCCAGACCTACCAGCCAAACTGCCTGCTGCCACTGCACAGTATCt AGAGGCCGAGCCTGAGGAGGACGGAGGTGAGAGTCCAacatgggaggaggaggagggagtggATGAGATGGAAGAGGAGTACGAtgagggagcagaggagggTGAATCGCCAATCACAGGTGAAGAGGGAGAGTCACCTGTGGAGACTGAGGAAGGCTCTGGAGGTTATGAAGGCTCTGGAGCTGAAGGTAGCTTCCTCGCAGACTGGGCCTTTGCACCTGGCTCCGGTGAGTCTGGGATCGAGAAAGACGCGAAGCTATACAAAG ATGAGAAACCCAGCGGCATGAGGAGATTGTTTCCCAGCAGGCCTGTGTTTGGTGAGGCAAAACCAGCAGAGCAGGAGCTGAGAGAAGACCACCTTCTGCTGTAG